From the Fulvia fulva chromosome 2, complete sequence genome, one window contains:
- a CDS encoding Cytoplasmic tRNA 2-thiolation protein 2, with amino-acid sequence MPGRVPASKPKDETLCRRCQDVEPAIVLRTEPLCIACFTKYAHTKVVKRLDTFRVRNAELGGQRKLLLPLSLDTCSLALLHILSQHLRGQIERTGRTGFKLHILHVCEQSSDLDANEAVLANVKVRYPEHDYCTLPLSQATSLEDVGALFPDVTGGAVGDDSSHQRLHQILNSVKFATARQDLARTLQVRLVVDHARREDCEAIVWSDSTTKLAERTLAETAKGRGFALPWLVADGNTPHGLTFYYPLRDLLTKEVEAYVSYMEPSMDNCIIKTDRRPIVSTKNSTIDHLMQQYFESVEQDYPSIVANVVRTTGKLKATSLEEMEQQCELCNLPLQGQSPVKSRLCYGCIRNMPQASG; translated from the coding sequence ATGCCTGGTCGAGTGCCAGCTAGTAAGCCAAAGGACGAGACTCTTTGCAGGCGATGCCAGGACGTCGAGCCTGCCATCGTGCTGCGCACAGAGCCACTGTGCATCGCCTGCTTCACCAAGTATGCACACACCAAGGTTGTGAAGCGTCTGGACACATTTCGCGTGCGGAACGCTGAGCTTGGCGGGCAGCGTAAGCTGCTGCTCCCTTTGTCACTCGACACCTGCTCACTCGCCCTATTACACATCCTGAGTCAGCATCTACGCGGCCAAATCGAAAGGACGGGAAGGACTGGCTTCAAGCTACACATTCTTCACGTCTGCGAGCAGTCGTCGGATCTCGATGCCAACGAAGCAGTCCTGGCCAACGTCAAAGTACGATATCCGGAGCACGACTATTGCACCCTGCCTTTGTCCCAAGCAACCTCGTTGGAAGACGTGGGCGCGCTCTTCCCTGACGTGACAGGCGGTGCTGTCGGCGACGATAGCAGTCATCAGCGGCTCCATCAAATCCTCAATTCCGTGAAATTTGCCACGGCTCGCCAAGATCTCGCGCGAACGCTGCAGGTACGACTCGTCGTGGACCACGCGCGGCGAGAGGACTGTGAGGCCATTGTCTGGTCAGACAGCACCACAAAACTGGCGGAGCGAACGTTGGCAGAAACGGCTAAAGGCCGTGGATTTGCCCTTCCATGGCTCGTGGCAGATGGCAACACGCCACATGGACTCACTTTCTACTACCCTTTGCGGGACCTTCTGACCAAGGAAGTGGAAGCTTACGTGTCGTACATGGAACCGTCTATGGACAACTGCATCATCAAGACCGACCGGAGGCCGATAGTCAGTACAAAGAACTCCACCATCGACCATCTCATGCAGCAGTACTTCGAATCCGTTGAGCAGGATTATCCTTCAATCGTGGCAAACGTAGTAAGAACGACTGGCAAACTGAAAGCGACATCATTGGAGGAAATGGAGCAACAATGCGAGCTATGCAACCTGCCACTTCAAGGCCAAAGTCCCGTGAAGAGCAGACTATGCTATGGTTGCATCCGAAATATGCCGCAAGCGTCTGGTTGA